The window GAAGGGCGGAAACCCTCCAACACTTAGCACTCATCGTTTACGGCGTGGACTACCAGGGTATCTAATCCTGTTTGCTCCCCACGCTTTCGAGCCTCAGCGTCAGTTACAGACCAGAGAGTCGCCTTCGCCACTGGTGTTCCTCCACATATCTACGCATTTCACCGCTACACGTGGAATTCCACTCTCCTCTTCTGCACTCAAGTTCTCCAGTTTCCAATGACCCTCCCCGGTTGAGCCGGGGGCTTTCACATCAGACTTAAAGAACCGCCTGCGCTCGCTTTACGCCCAATAAATCCGGACAACGCTTGCCACCTACGTATTACCGCGGCTGCTGGCACGTAGTTAGCCGTGGCTTTCTGGTTAAATACCGTCAGGGGATGAGCAGTTACTCTCATCCTTATTCTTCTTTAACAACAGAGTTTTACGATCCGAAAACCTTCTTCACTCACGCGGCGTTGCTCCGTCAGACTTTCGTCCATTGCGGAAGATTCCCTACTGCTGCCTCCCGTAGGAGTCTGGGCCGTGTCTCAGTCCCAGTGTGGCCGATCACCCTCTCAGGTCGGCTACGTATCATTGCCTTGGTGAGCCATTACCTCACCAACTAGCTAATACGCCGCGGGTCCATCCATAAGTGGTAGCCGAAGCCACCTTTCCTTCAAGAATCATGCGATTCCTGAAACTATGCGGTATTAGCATCCGTTTCCGAATGTTATCCCCCTCTTACGGGCAGGTTACCCACGTGTTACTCACCCGTCCGCCACTCACTTGGTTAGAAAGCAAGCTTTCCAACTTCGTGCGTTCGACTTGCATGTATTAGGCACGCCGCCAGCGTTCGTCCTGAGCCAGGATCAAACTCTCATATAAAAGTATGATTAAGACCGAAGTCTTATGCTCATTATCTTGACTTGCTAGCGAATATTTATTCACTTTTTTGCTTGTTCGCTTCAACCTTGTTGAAGCTCCCTACACATTTGGTTCGTCTTACTTTGTTCAGTTTTCAAAGGTCTAATTTGTTTCGTTTGTTGTTTTGACAACTTCTAAATATTAACACGTGGTCAATTCGTTGTCAACAACTTTTTCAAAATATTTTGAATAATTATTTCAGTGATGAATATTTATTCAATTGTCATTTCAGAAGTAAACTCTGTCGACTCTAAATATCTTATCATGTTTCAAAAGGCTTTGTCAACCGCTTTTCTAATAATTTTTGCAAATTATTTTAAGTGATTTTTTTGTTAACCGCTTTGACGACATCAATTACTATACCAAGTATTTTGTTTTTGGTCAACTAAAAGATGCATATTTTATACAAAAAAATTAAAACACGAACAATAGTTAATTGTTCATTAAAAAAACTCGGATAAATATTCAAAATATAAAGAATGTTCTCTGCATTTTATGAGTGTATGTTCGGAAAAAATAAATTAATAAAATTTACTTTTTCCGAATATTATCTCCTCTTACTTTTACCCTAAATGATAAACAATCACTTCATACGGTCTTAATTCTAAATTTTCTATATGAATAGATGCATCTGAATAGTTTTGTAAGAGAATTTCTTTAACTTTTTTTCCTTTATAATTGAAATTTGCTTTTGTTTCATAAAAATTTGCAACAACTAACCAAATTTCCTCTTGATATCTTCGTTCATAAACAAATAAATTGGAATCATTAGGATATAACTCTCGATAATCTCCCCAAATAACTAAAGGATTTTCTTTTCTTAGTTGGATTAGCTTCTGATAAAAGTAAAATAAAGAGTCAGGATGCTCAAGTTCATTTTCTACATTAATTTCTTTAAAGTTTGGATTTATACTTAGCCATGGTTCTCCTTTGCTAAAACCTGCTGCTTTGGTTTTATTCCATTGCATAGGTCGTCTAGCATTATCTCGTCCTTTTTTATTGATTGCTTTCAGAACTTCACTCTTTGAATAGCCTGCTTTTATTCTTTCATTGTACATGTTAATACTTTCAATATCATCTATCTCTTCTATAGAAGAAACTGGTGTATTGATCATCCCAATCTCTTCTCCTTGATAGATATAGGGCGTACCTTTCATTAAATGCAAAATTGCAGCCAACATCTTGCCACTTTTTATTCGATACTCTGGGCTATCATTTCCCCATCTTGAAATAATTCTTGGCAAATCATGATTGTTCCAAAATAAACTATTCCACCCTTCTGTTCCCAGTGAAGTTTGCCATTTTGAAAGGACTTCTTTGAGTTTTATGAAATCTAGTGGTTGGCTATCCCATTTACTCTTTCCCGGTATTTCATCTAAACTGATATGTTCAAACTGAAAGACCATGGATAATTCTTTACGAGCAGGATTGGAATAAAGCTTTGCAATTTCTGGTGTAGCTCCCCATGTTTCCCCTACCGTTAACACATCGTATTTACCAAATGTCTCCTGATTCATTCGTTGCAAATAGTCATGGAGTTTTGGACCATTCCCAGTAATCTCTCGATCCGGTATTTTACCAATTAAGTCGATGACATCCATTCTGAAACCACCAATTCCTTTAGCTAGCCAAAAATTCATTAATTTCCAAACTTCTGCTTGAACAACAGGATTCTCCCAGTTTAAATCAGGTTGTCTTTTACTAAATAAATGCAAATAATATTGATTAGAGGTTGTATCAAACTCCCATGCTGATCCACTGAAAATAGATTGCAGTTCATTAGGTGCTCCTCCTTTAACTGGATCACGCCAAATATAATAATCACGATATGGATTGTCTTTGCTTTTTTTAGCTTCACTAAACCATGGATGCTCATCTGAGGTATGATTAACGACTAGATCCATTACAATACGAATATTGCGTTTTCGAGCTTCTACTATTAACAAATCCATATCTGACATTGTTCCAAATTCTGGTAAGATTGTTTCATAATTGCTAATATCGTACCCATTATCATCATTGGGGGATTGATAAACTGGGCTAAGCCAAATAACATCAATTCCCAACTTAGCTAAGTAATCTAAGCGACTGATAATTCCAGGTAGATCCCCAATACCATCCTCATTACTATCTTGAAAACTTCTTGGATAAATTTGATATACGACAGAACTTTGCCACCATTTTTCCATTTATTTCACTCCATCACTGTAATTAATTTAAAATTCTTAATCAGCTAAAAACTGAACTTAGTTAATAGAAACTAAGTTCAGTCACTAAACTATTGAATTGCAAGTTGAATTTGATCTGAGAGTTGCTGTTTTTCTCCATAAAGGGTGATTTCTAAAGATTCCCCTTCAACTAAAAGGACAGATACATGCTCTTTGGTCACTATTACTTTTATTAAGCGACCACGATAGCTGAGTTTAAACTCGTATCCTTCCCAATCTTTTGGACAAAAAGGATTAAACTGTAATTGATTCTCATAAGTGCGCATTCCAGCAAACCCTTGAACGATCGCTAGCCAACTCCCACTCATTGACGTAATATGCAGACCGTCATCTGTGTCATTGTTGTAGTTATCTAAATCTAAACGAGCTGTTCGAGCATACAGTTCAACTGCTTTTTCTTCTAACCCAATTTCTGCTGCTAAAATAGAATGAACACAAGCTGACAATGAGGATTCGTGAACGGTCATTGGTTCATAAAATTCAAAATTTTGTTTTTTCTCTTCTATAGTATATTCATTTGTTAAAAAATAGAGTCCTTGTAAAACATCCGCTTGCTTAATAAAGCATGAGCGCAGAATTTTATCCCATGACCAATTTTGGTTTAATGGACGTTCTGCTGGATTAAGAGTTTCGGTATTACGTAAATCCTTGTCTAAGAAAGTATCATGTTGAACGAATACTCCTAATTCATCATTTTTAGGATAGTACATTTGATCAATAATTTGCTGCCATTGATTGGTTTCTTTTATAGTCATACCTAACTCTATTAATTTTTCTGGGCTTACTTTAGCAAGGCTCTCTATTGTATAACGTAAAACCCAAGTTGCCATTGTATTTGTATACCAGTTATTATTGACATTATTTTCATATTCATTTGGTCCTGTCACGCCATGAATCATATAAGCTTGATTACGTTCTGAATAATGAACACGATCTGCCCAAAATCTAGCAATAGCTGTCAAAACATCAATCCCATCCGTAATTAAATAAGATTCATCACCAGTATAATTCGTATAATTGTAAATCGCATATGCAATTGCAGCATTTCGATGAATTTCTTCAAATGTAATCTCCCATTCATTATGACACTCAACTCCAGTGAACGTTACCATTGGGTAGAGGGCTCCTTTTAAACCTTGCTGTTTCGCATTATGAATAGCTCCAGCTAATTGGTCATGACGATATTTCAATAATTGTTGGCTGACTTCTGGTTCGGTCACAGATAAATACATTGGCACAATATACGCTTCTGTATCCCAATAGGTGGCTCCTCCATATTTTTCTCCAGTAAAACCTTTAGGTCCAACGTTTAAACGCGCATCCTCTCCATAATAAGTGGAGAATAGTTGGAAAATATTGTAACGAATTCCTTGTTGCGCTTCATCATCTCCAGCAATTACAACATCTGCTTTATACCAACGTTCACCCCAAATAATTTTATGAGCACGTTCCAATTTTGCAGCGCCTTGATCGTTTGCACGTTTAAGAATATTCTCCGCCTGATTCACTTGTTGACTTGGTTCTATATCGCGGCTAGTTATGACTGCAACTAATTTAGTCAAATGGGCTTTTTCTCCTGATTTTAATTCATAGGAAAAACTTTCATTCACTAACATTTCTACATCATCACTACTATGAGTTTGATAATCTTTTGTGCTATTTTTCATCATCGTTGTTACTGTAAATTGCGGAATATCAAAATCGTTGGGTACCGTTTTAGTGGTTAAATAACTATATGCTCCATTACTACGGTCCACTTCTAGCCAAAATTTTTCATCATAATTACTATCTTCATTTGTTACATTTCCATCCAGTTTAGGAACAAATTTAATCGCAACTTTGGCACCGCTTAAAACTTCGGCAGTTACTTCCACGACACAAAGCTCTTTTTCAGCGACACTTACGTACCGTTTAAAGTTAAATCGAATTTCATTAGAACTTGAAACCCATGTATAATGGCGCGTTAGAATTCCAGTTTGCATATCTAAATCTAAATGAAAGTCTTTAATATCGTCAATAAAGGTGTCTACTTGATGTTCTCCGACAAATACATCGATACCAATGAAATTGGTTGCATTAATCACTTTGCCAAAATAATCTGGATAGCCATTTTTCCACCAACCGACACGAGTTTTATCTGGATACCAAACTCCTGCTAAATAAGTTCCACTATGCGTTTCGCCAGAGTAACCTTCTTCAAAATTCCCTCGCATTCCCATATAGCCATTCCCAATGGAAGTTAAACTTTCTTGTAAACGTTTATCTTTTTTATCTAAATTTGTAGTGGCAACTTTCCACGAATCAACTGCAAATAACCGATTAATCATTCACTTCTCCTCCTTTTATTTTTGCGCTTTTTTTGTGATTTTTCTAGGGTTTTCATTGAAATGAGTCGCAGCGAATACAGCTGTCAACATCAGGACTAGTCCAAGTGATTGGATCCCAATTAAAATAGTCATATCAAAGTGGTACAAGCCAATTAAAAGTGCGAAGAACGAGCCTAAGCCAGCTGCATTTAAAACTAGATTAAATGATTCTTTATACGTTTTAATTGAAGACAATGCATTTTTTTTCGTCATCCAAATAAAGAACGCAGCAATAAACATCACCAAGATATTACTAAAAATAATAATCGTCGCTGTCATAATCATCATTGTAAAGGCTACAAATGCTCGATTTTGTTTAAACCACTCTTGTTTGATGGCTTCTTTTAATGCGTTTTTTGTTGTTGCTTTTTTCAAAGTAAAGCTATCACTATAGCGAACCTCAAAAGAATAACCAGTCTCGTCTTTAATTAAAAAATGATTTTTTTCAAAACTAATGACATTTTTAGTTTCTTTAACGGCCGATTCAGCTAACTGGATACCAACGATTCCATTTGCTTCTTTTTGTTCAAATGGTTCATTTTCAATCAACTTTCCTGCCTCAAAACTTTGCTTTGCCATTTTCTCAGCAAATTCATCTGTTACTAAACGCATTGTATTTGGCATAATTTCTTGCAATTGAAAGTTTGTACTGTTAGTAAAATACAAGCTAACAGGAATCATGAGTAGCGCATTTAAAAAAATAAAAATCACAAAATTTTGAAACCAATTTAGATTATGACGTCCTTTAAAGACTGATTTAGGCGTCAAAATACTATTAAAATAATTAAAGGGAAATGGGGTTTTTGACATTTGGGTTCACTTCTTTTCTTAGCAAATTTGACTGATTAGCCTTTTGTTCCGCCAGCAATTAAGCCTGAAACAAAGTTTTTTTGTAACATAAAGAATAGGATAGAAATTGGCAGCGCGATTAAAATTGCACCTGCTGCAAATAATGAAACTTTTTGATTTTGAGAATCATTAATAAATGTTTGTAAACCAACTGCAACCGTTAGATTTTCTGGGGTTCTCAGTAAGAATTTAGCTAACATATAATCGCCAAATGGCCCCATAAATGCCCATAATGCTTGAACTGCAATCATTGGACGAACTAATGGTAAAACGATTTGTGCAAAAATACGGAAATGCCCCGCACCATCTAATTTGGCTGATTCATCTAAATCAATTGGAACTGTATCAAAATAGCCTTTCATTAACCAAGTATTCATAGGAATTCCGCCACCAATATAAATTAATGTTAAGAACCAATATTGATCTAACGCTCCTAATAATAAGGCCATTACATAGAAGGCTGTTAAAGCAGCCATTGTTGGAACCATTTGAATGATTAGGAAAAACAGCAAACTATTTTTTCGACCAACAAAACGATAACGACTATAAGTATAGCCCGCTAAAGTGATAACTGTTACTTGAACAATCATGGTTGAAATCGCAATAATCAACGTATTTTTATACCAAGATCCGTATAACGTTTCATTAAATAAACGGCTGAAGTTTCCCAGAGTCCATTTGCTATTGAAGTCTAAACTAAAGGCTGCGATATTTCCAGATTTAAAAGCAGAACTAATGGTAATCAAGATTGGATAGATGATAATAATCGATAGAATAATCATAAAGAGATACGTAAAGAAATGAGAGAGACGGCGTGTATTTTTTTGTGATTTTGCTAGATTTTTCATACTATAAGTCCTCCATATTAAACGCATTTGTTTTCTTGAAGATAATCAAGGATACTGCAATGACAATTGCTGAGATAATTAATGTAACTGCTGCTGCCATTGAGTATTGTGGTGAGTTTCCTGTTGTTAATTTGTAAATCCAAGAAATTAAGATATCCGTTGAACCTGCTCCACCACCCACACTACCTGGTCCCCCTTGATTAAATAGATAGATCATTGAGAAATTATTGAAATTCCCTGTATATTGGGTTACAAAAATTGGCGCAGCCACGAATAAAATCATCGGCATTGTAATTTGAGTGAAGCGCTTAAAAGCATTCGCGCCATCAATTTTAGCAGCTTCGTATAATTCGCCTGGGATTGATTGCAAAATCCCACTAGTCATCACGTAAATATAAGGGAAACCTAACCAGCCTTGAATCATAATAATTGCGACTTTCGTCCAAAATGGATCAGTTTTCCAAGCGATAGCCCCGATTTCTACAAATGGAAGATGATTTAATAAAGGAATAACCTGAGCATTAATCGCACCGATACTATCATTAAACATATTTGAAAAACTCATAATTGTGATAAACGCTGGAACGGCCCACGGCAATAAGAAGATAACACCAAAGAAACGTTTGCCTTTAATAAAATCTTGATTTGCTACTACAGCGGTAAAGACACCTAAAACAATGGCTAGCGTTGATGCACATAATGTCCAAATCAAAGTCCAACTAAATACTGATACAAAGGTAGCACGATAGGAACTTAAGAAGAAGATACTAAAGAAATTTTTAAATCCAATCCAGTCAATTAAACTTGCTGGAGGAATGTGATAGAAATCATAATTTGTAAAAGCCATAAAGACAGTTACTAGTACAGGAAAAATAATAGTAAAAATCATTAAAATATAGGCTGGAAATGTTAGCAAATAAGGAAAACCTTTATCTAATAAGTTATGAATAATTGCTTTTCCAGTTTGATTCACCTTAAAACCATGATTCCATTGTTTAGCAACTTGCTTCGCATCTAGAATATTGATTCCATAAAACACTATAAATAAAACCGTCATGATTAATTGAAGTGTTCCCTCAATCATTAAAAATAAAGAATGGTCTTCCATTGGAATTGAGCCCAATGAAATTAGCCCACTAAATGCGCTAAATCCAACAAGAATCATTTCCACTACGAATACGATAAAAATTCCTAAAAATAAAAAACCTTTAAATTTTTGTTGATTGTAAAATTGTCCTAATCCTGGGATAAGGGATAAGAGCATGGCTTTTTTTGGATCTTTTAATTGTTTAGTTGAATCTTTCATTGTTTAAGCTCCCCTTTTCTAATAGTGATGATAGCTAAGTAATCCATTCTCACTGTATTGGTAAAAGAGTATCGGCAGAGTTTGATAAATACTCCTCTGCCGAAATCTTTTTTATTTATTATTTTTGATATTTTTGTTGGATGTTTTCAGTCATTTGTTTCACGGCAGCATCAGCTGTTTGTTCTGGTGTTTTTTTACCAGAAGCTGCGTCAAACATTAAGTTTTCAGCACCTGTCCAAATTTCACCCATTTCTGGAATGTTTGGCATTGGTTGTGCATTTGCATATTGTTCAATAACTGCATTCGTCAATTCATTGTTTGATTCTTTAGCAACTTCGCGTGCAGCTTGATTTGCTGGAATTTCATTTGTTGCTTCATAAAACTTCACTTGATTGTCTTTGTTTGTTACGTAATCTAACCATTTTTGTGATACTTCTTTATTCTTAGAGTAATTGCTGACTACCCAGGCTTTTCCTCCGCCAAATGGTTGATATGCTTTGCCGTTTTTCAAAGTTGGAATAGCCGCGACACCAAAATTCACTCCTGATTCTTTATACGCTTGTGCTTGCCATGGTCCATCAATAATGGCAGCTGTTTTACTTGTAGTAAATTGATTGGTTACAAAATCACCTGCACCAGTTATATCTTGCATTCCTTTTGGCCAAACATCTTGGAACCATTTCACACCATATGAAATTCCTTCAACAGCCCCCTTATTATTTAAGCCAATATCGGTTGGATCTGTACCATCTTTACCAAAAACATAACCACCATACCCTGAAATTAAACCATATGAATAATAGAAATCTGTCCATTTAGCTAAGAAAC is drawn from Carnobacterium gallinarum DSM 4847 and contains these coding sequences:
- a CDS encoding glycoside hydrolase family 65 protein; the protein is MINRLFAVDSWKVATTNLDKKDKRLQESLTSIGNGYMGMRGNFEEGYSGETHSGTYLAGVWYPDKTRVGWWKNGYPDYFGKVINATNFIGIDVFVGEHQVDTFIDDIKDFHLDLDMQTGILTRHYTWVSSSNEIRFNFKRYVSVAEKELCVVEVTAEVLSGAKVAIKFVPKLDGNVTNEDSNYDEKFWLEVDRSNGAYSYLTTKTVPNDFDIPQFTVTTMMKNSTKDYQTHSSDDVEMLVNESFSYELKSGEKAHLTKLVAVITSRDIEPSQQVNQAENILKRANDQGAAKLERAHKIIWGERWYKADVVIAGDDEAQQGIRYNIFQLFSTYYGEDARLNVGPKGFTGEKYGGATYWDTEAYIVPMYLSVTEPEVSQQLLKYRHDQLAGAIHNAKQQGLKGALYPMVTFTGVECHNEWEITFEEIHRNAAIAYAIYNYTNYTGDESYLITDGIDVLTAIARFWADRVHYSERNQAYMIHGVTGPNEYENNVNNNWYTNTMATWVLRYTIESLAKVSPEKLIELGMTIKETNQWQQIIDQMYYPKNDELGVFVQHDTFLDKDLRNTETLNPAERPLNQNWSWDKILRSCFIKQADVLQGLYFLTNEYTIEEKKQNFEFYEPMTVHESSLSACVHSILAAEIGLEEKAVELYARTARLDLDNYNNDTDDGLHITSMSGSWLAIVQGFAGMRTYENQLQFNPFCPKDWEGYEFKLSYRGRLIKVIVTKEHVSVLLVEGESLEITLYGEKQQLSDQIQLAIQ
- a CDS encoding DUF1189 domain-containing protein; the protein is MSKTPFPFNYFNSILTPKSVFKGRHNLNWFQNFVIFIFLNALLMIPVSLYFTNSTNFQLQEIMPNTMRLVTDEFAEKMAKQSFEAGKLIENEPFEQKEANGIVGIQLAESAVKETKNVISFEKNHFLIKDETGYSFEVRYSDSFTLKKATTKNALKEAIKQEWFKQNRAFVAFTMMIMTATIIIFSNILVMFIAAFFIWMTKKNALSSIKTYKESFNLVLNAAGLGSFFALLIGLYHFDMTILIGIQSLGLVLMLTAVFAATHFNENPRKITKKAQK
- a CDS encoding sugar ABC transporter permease — protein: MKNLAKSQKNTRRLSHFFTYLFMIILSIIIIYPILITISSAFKSGNIAAFSLDFNSKWTLGNFSRLFNETLYGSWYKNTLIIAISTMIVQVTVITLAGYTYSRYRFVGRKNSLLFFLIIQMVPTMAALTAFYVMALLLGALDQYWFLTLIYIGGGIPMNTWLMKGYFDTVPIDLDESAKLDGAGHFRIFAQIVLPLVRPMIAVQALWAFMGPFGDYMLAKFLLRTPENLTVAVGLQTFINDSQNQKVSLFAAGAILIALPISILFFMLQKNFVSGLIAGGTKG
- a CDS encoding extracellular solute-binding protein, with the protein product MNKKSFKKIALGLVSAGVILSLVACGNGKDTKKDAAADDNKSLTISVAQGYVKYVNDIKADFEKENDVKIKVVEKDMFDQLDALSLDGPAGKAPDVMMSAYDRIGSLGQQGHLSEVKLGNESNYDKTDKAQVEVDGKTFGEPAVIETLVLYYNKDLVSEAPKTFDELETLAKDPRFDFAAEAGKNTGFLAKWTDFYYSYGLISGYGGYVFGKDGTDPTDIGLNNKGAVEGISYGVKWFQDVWPKGMQDITGAGDFVTNQFTTSKTAAIIDGPWQAQAYKESGVNFGVAAIPTLKNGKAYQPFGGGKAWVVSNYSKNKEVSQKWLDYVTNKDNQVKFYEATNEIPANQAAREVAKESNNELTNAVIEQYANAQPMPNIPEMGEIWTGAENLMFDAASGKKTPEQTADAAVKQMTENIQQKYQK
- a CDS encoding glycoside hydrolase family 13 protein, yielding MEKWWQSSVVYQIYPRSFQDSNEDGIGDLPGIISRLDYLAKLGIDVIWLSPVYQSPNDDNGYDISNYETILPEFGTMSDMDLLIVEARKRNIRIVMDLVVNHTSDEHPWFSEAKKSKDNPYRDYYIWRDPVKGGAPNELQSIFSGSAWEFDTTSNQYYLHLFSKRQPDLNWENPVVQAEVWKLMNFWLAKGIGGFRMDVIDLIGKIPDREITGNGPKLHDYLQRMNQETFGKYDVLTVGETWGATPEIAKLYSNPARKELSMVFQFEHISLDEIPGKSKWDSQPLDFIKLKEVLSKWQTSLGTEGWNSLFWNNHDLPRIISRWGNDSPEYRIKSGKMLAAILHLMKGTPYIYQGEEIGMINTPVSSIEEIDDIESINMYNERIKAGYSKSEVLKAINKKGRDNARRPMQWNKTKAAGFSKGEPWLSINPNFKEINVENELEHPDSLFYFYQKLIQLRKENPLVIWGDYRELYPNDSNLFVYERRYQEEIWLVVANFYETKANFNYKGKKVKEILLQNYSDASIHIENLELRPYEVIVYHLG
- a CDS encoding sugar ABC transporter permease, whose protein sequence is MKDSTKQLKDPKKAMLLSLIPGLGQFYNQQKFKGFLFLGIFIVFVVEMILVGFSAFSGLISLGSIPMEDHSLFLMIEGTLQLIMTVLFIVFYGINILDAKQVAKQWNHGFKVNQTGKAIIHNLLDKGFPYLLTFPAYILMIFTIIFPVLVTVFMAFTNYDFYHIPPASLIDWIGFKNFFSIFFLSSYRATFVSVFSWTLIWTLCASTLAIVLGVFTAVVANQDFIKGKRFFGVIFLLPWAVPAFITIMSFSNMFNDSIGAINAQVIPLLNHLPFVEIGAIAWKTDPFWTKVAIIMIQGWLGFPYIYVMTSGILQSIPGELYEAAKIDGANAFKRFTQITMPMILFVAAPIFVTQYTGNFNNFSMIYLFNQGGPGSVGGGAGSTDILISWIYKLTTGNSPQYSMAAAVTLIISAIVIAVSLIIFKKTNAFNMEDL